aattttttgggggaatttttttttttaatacccatttttttgggggattctTTAGGAAAacccaattttttttaaaaacccccccaaacctcaCCTCCGTCCTTGGCCGCCGTCCTGCGGCTCCGGCGCTTGCCGGCCTGGCCCTGCTCCCGCACCAGCTCCCGCAGCATCTTCTCCACGCGGCTCCTCCCGGCCGTCTGCAGGATCAGCCCCAGCTGCCGCCGCAGGTCCGGCGCCGCCCCTCCCCCATCGCCCGAGACCCCCCCCCGGGGGAGGGGGCGccggggggggggaggggcgcggCTGCTCCCCCTCGGCTTCGGCGGCTGCAGGGCGAGAAACGGCAAAAATCGGGGAAAAATTGACCAAAATTGGGAGAAAtggcgggattttgggggggaatttaGAGGGGAATTCCTGGAAATTCCGAAGATTTCGGGGGggatcccaaaaattcccaaaatttttgGTTGAATTTCAagggaattcccaaaaaatcccctaagTTTTGTGGGTGATTTCCTGAAAATTCCaaagattttggggggattttgagggaattcccaaaattaatgaaatttttGGTCGAATTTTAAGGGAATTActgaaaatcccccaaattttgggggtgATTTCCTGAAAATTCCgaagattttggggggattccTGAAAATTCTGAAGATTTTTGGCAATTTCCTAAAAAATCCCAGAGATTTTGTGAGGATTCCTGAAAATCCCAAAGATTTTGGgcaaattaaaggaaaattcCTGAAAATTCCAAATATTTCAGTTGATTTAGGGACGAATTCCTGAAAATTCCaaagattttggggggattttgagggaattcccaaaattaatgaaatttttGGTCAAATTTTAAGGGAATTACtgaaaatccccccaaattttggggggtGATTTCCTGAAAATTCCgaagattttggggggattccTGAAAATTCTGAAGATTAAAGGAAAattcaaaaaaaatccaacaattTCAGtcgattttggggggaaattccTCAAAAACCCAAAGATTTTGGTTAAATTAAAATTGACTAAATCTTCTCTTTGTTGCGTTGACCCAACTGGAAGAGCCCAACCCATTCATGGTTGCGTTGGCCAACTGGAAGAGTCCAACCCCACTTTGGGTTGGGTTGACCCAACTGGAACATCCAAACCCTCTCTTGGTTGGGTTGGCCAACCACGCTCTTGGTTGCGTTGGCCAACTGGAAGAGCCCAACCCCACTTTGGGTTGCGTTGGCCAACTGGAACATCCTAAACCCTCTCTTGGTTGGGTTGGCCAACCAAGGTCTTGGTTGGGTTGGCCAACTGGAAGAGTCCAACCCATCCATGGTTGCGTTGACCCAACTGGAACATCCAAACCCTCTCTTGGTTGGGTCGGCCAACCACGCTCTTGGTTGCGTTGACCCAACTGGAAGAGCCAACCCCCTTGACTCACCGGCGCCCAGGCCGCGTCTCGGTGCGATTCGGCGAAGGCGGTGATCCGCGGCCAGCTGATGGCGATCTCCTCGGCTTTTGGGGGGAAAAtcggggaattttggggaattttgggaattctgggaaatTTCCCGCACCCCCGTTTTCCCGCCCCGGCTccgttttggggtgaaatccccaaattttgggtgaattttggtggttttttaagGGGGAAAAGTGTttcggggaaactgaggcaggcaAATCCcagatggaattttgggggttcctaaaatttaaattttttggaTTTTGCTGCTggaaattccaaaaaaaaaaattccaaaattccaTCAAATTTGTGCCTTGGGATTTCCcccctaaaaaatcccaaaattccacaaaattTTGCCCAAGGGactcccaaaaaaatccccaaaattcccaaatttgtTCCTTaaggaattcccaaaattcccaccccccaaaatatttgaaaatattttgaaataatttaaaatataaaacgtaaattataaatttaatttaattttaatattaaaattaaaaaatatttaaaatattaaaattattcccccaaaaaatcccaaaattctcttccaaaaaattccctttttcccaaaaaaattcccaaaatttcgAGATCCTCTTACCCAAGGAAATGACGTTCTCGTAATTCTCCTGCATCttcaccccaaatttgggggatccccaaaaatcccaaatccgagcctggaaaatcccaaaaatcccaaaaatccccgtCAGGATcccaaaaatttggggaattttggggctttttttaggGGCTGTATCCTGATTTttgggggtggatttgggggaattttgggggattttggggtggatttgggggaattttaggggaaattttgggataattttgggataattttggggtttttggggggatttttgggggaattttgggaatatttgggggagatttttgggtggatttgaaggaattttgggataattttgggaCAATTtgagggaaattttggggggattttggggttgatttgggggaattttagggaattttttgagataatttggggatttttgggagggaatttgggaataattttgggattttttggggtaattttagGATCATTCTGGAATGATTtagagggaattttgggataattttggggggatttgggggaaattttggggggattttgggggtggatttgggggaattttaggCGAAATTTTGGGATAGTTTTGCGATTTTggggggggaatttggggataattttgggattatttgggggaattttggggtaattttaggatgatttgggggaatttcaggaaggatttgggggaaaattttgggggggattttgagaTGATCTGGGAATAATTTTGGGATGTatttggggggggattttggggtaaatttAGGACGATTTGAGGAAGAATTTTGGGATAATTCTGGGACGATTTTGGGACAatttgggctggatttgggaCTCGCCATTTTGGGGATCTCCCGAAACCAAAACCGATCCCGAAACTAAAACCGATCCCAAAACTGATCCTGACCCGGTTCGAATCCCGCTCCCGGCCCAAACCCCTCCTGACCCGGTTCGAATCCCGCTCCCGGTCCAAACCCCTCCTGACCCGGTTCGAATCCCACTCCCGGTCCCAGACTGGATCCGATCCCTGTCCGGATCTGATCCCGGACTCAATCCCGGTCCCCGATCCCGATCCCAACCCGGTTCTAACCCCAATCCCAACCTGGTCCCCGATCCCGGTTCTAATCCCGATCCTGATCCAACTCCCGGTCCGGACCTGCTCCCGATCCCGTTCTCCACCCGGTTCGAATCCCGCTCCCGGTTCGAATCCCGCTCCCGGTCCGGACCCGCTCCCCCACCGGTTCGAATCCCGATCCCTCTCCCAGTCCCGCTCCTGATCCCGATCCGGACCCGATCCCGTTCCCGACCCGGTTCGAATCCCGTTCCCGCTCCGTTCCCGCTCCCGGTCGCGGTCCCGGTCCCGCTGGAGGCGGCTCCCGGCGTGACCCGGATACAGAGGAgccgccgcctcctccctctcctcctcctcctcctcctcctcctccttccccctccctctccccctcctcctcttcctcctccctccccctttccctcctcctcctcctcctcctccccctttccctcctccttttctcctccctcccccttccctcctcctctcccttctcctcctccctctcccccctTCCcgtctcttcctcctcctcctcttcctctcccccttttcgccctctccctcttcttcctccctcgtttctcctcttcttcctcctcccctcaccctcctccctccccctttctcctcctcctcctcctcctccccctcttcCAAAAACTTCCCAAGGAATCGCCCAGAAATTCCCAAGATTTACcccaaaaaaaattcccaaataatTTCCAGATTtgcccccaaaaaatccccaaatgccAAAAGAATTCCCAAAGATTTGCCCCccagaaattcccaaaaatgcccaaaaaatgccccaaaaaatcccaaaatattcccaaagatttgccccaaaattcccaaaacattcccaaaatttgccctaaaaatcccaaaaccttcCCAAAGATttgcccccaaaatcccaaaacattcccaaagaTTTGCCCCCCACAATTCCCAAGATAtcaaaaaaatacccaaaaattcccaaagatttgccccaaaaaattcccaaatacCCAAAGAATTCCCAAGGGATGCCcaaaaaatgcccccaaaaattcccaaaatattcccaaagaTTTGCCCCAAAtatcaaaaaaatcccaaaattttgcCCAAGAtttgccccaaaattccccaaaaaattccccaaaattcccaattttcccagggattattcccattttcccccatttcatCTCCAATAAAAAATTCAATTAATTCCTCACTAAATCTATTTTTTATTCACATtacaaacaaagaacaaaattccaaaaaaacccaaaaaatcccaaaaaacccccggGGGGAAAAACCCCGGAATTCCCGTTTGGCCCCACCTCAATCCAAGAAAATTTTTGGgataaaatctttttttttccccgatTTTTTATCCTTATTTTGGGATTTCCTTCCCGATTTTTCGGGATCTTCTGGCTGaataaatacaataaataaaaattcccGATTTTCTTCAAAACCTCCGGATCGGgctttcccccccaaaaaaaaaatcccaaaattccaggattttctccaattttttttcctgggaaaactcacggaaaaaaaacccaaaaattcaatttttttttgccgTTTCTACCCTACTTCCCTACTCTACCAAAACGTCGGaaaaaattcctgaattttttttttttgcttttcaccCTTCCAGCATTTCCTCGTCTCCGTGACTCCGGAGCTTCCTCCGGAGCCGGGATCCCGTCCCGGAATTCCGGCCGGAATCGCGGAGCCGTCGGATCTTGGCCAACGCTGGAGGATCTCCAAAGGTTCTTCCACATTTTTGGGGTTCATCCAAGGatttcccaattttttgggATTCATCCAaggatttcccatttttttgggATTCATCCAAGGATTTCccaggtttttggggttcctccaaggatttcccaatttttttgggATTCCTCATGGATCCGTTGATGTTTGGCCAACGTTGAAGCGTCTCCAAAGGTTTTTCCGCATTCCAAGCAAATTTTTTGGGATTCATCCAAGGatttcccaattttttgggATTCCTCCAAAGATTTCCCAGTTTTTTGGGATTCCTCATGGATCCGTTGACGTTTGGCCAACGTCGATGAATCAACCAAAGACTTTTCACATTTCTGGGGTTCCTCCAAGGATTTCCAATTTTTTGGGATTCATCCAAGGatttcccaattttttgggATTCCTCATGGACCTGTTGATGTTTGGCCAACGCTGAAGGGTCTCCAAAGGTTTTTCCGCATTCCGAGCAGGATTTTTGGGAATCCTCATGAATCCGTTGACGTTTTGGCCAACGTCGATGAATCAACCAAagatttttcacatttttggggttcctccaaggatttcccaattttttgggATTCCTCATGGACCCGTTGATGCTTGGCCAACGCTGAAGGATCTCCAAAGGTTTTTCCGCATTCCGAGCAGGATTTTTGGGATTCATCCAAGGatttcccaattttttgggATTCCTCATGGATCCGTTGACGTTTGGCCAACGTCGATGAATCAACCAAagatttttcacatttttggggttcctcCAAGGATTTCTCAATTTTTTGGGATTCCTCATGGAGCCGTTGATGCTTGGCCAACGCTGAAGGGTCTCCAAAGGTTTTTCCGCATTCCGAGCAGGATTTTTGGGATTCCTCCAAAGATTTCCCAATTTTTTGTGACCCCTCGTGAACCCGTTGATCCTTGGCCAACGTTGACGACTCAACCAAAGATTTTCCGCCATTTTGTGACCCCTCATGGACCCGTTGATGCTTGGCCAACGCCGACGGATCCGAGAAGGATTTCCCACATTCCGAGCAGGATTTTTGGGTTCCAACCAAAGATTTCTCACTTTTTTGGGACTCCTCATGGACCCATTGATCCCTTGGCCAACCTTGACGACCCAACCAAGGATCTCCCACCATTTTGTGACCCCTCATGGACCCGTTGATCCTTGGCCAACGTTGATGACTCAACCAAAGATTTTCCACCATTTTGTGACCCCTCGTGAACCCGTTGATCCTTGGCCAACGTTGATGACTCAACCAAAGATTTTCCGCCATTTTGTGACCCCTCGTGAACCCGTTGATCCTTGGCCAACGTTGATGACTCAACCAAAGATTTTCCGCCATTTTGTGACCCCTCGTGAACCCGCTGATGCTTGGCCAACGCCGACGGATCCGAGAACGACTTCCCGCACTCGCCGCAACTCTTCCGGGCCCCGGCGCCGTGCGCCCGCTGATGCTTCTGGAAGTGGAGCGTGGAATTAAAACTCTTCCCACACTCGCCGCAGACGTGGGGCCGACCGCCGGCGTGCGTCCGCTGGTGCCGGTAAAGGTGCGACGTCCTCCcaaagctcttcccgcactcggcGCACTCGTAGGGCTTCTCGCCGGTGTGAATCCGTTGGTGCCTCTCCCAGTGGGAACTCCAGGAGAAACTCTTCCCGCAATCCCCGCACCGATACGGCTTCTCGGCGCCGGACCGCCGTGGAAACTCCGCCGGTGCCGCGCGTACTGCGAGCG
The DNA window shown above is from Passer domesticus isolate bPasDom1 unplaced genomic scaffold, bPasDom1.hap1 HAP1_SCAFFOLD_262, whole genome shotgun sequence and carries:
- the LOC135292269 gene encoding zinc finger protein 345-like, with amino-acid sequence MDPWGEEEEEEAEPEVIFGDEGEEDPDDPNGVQGTPGSNPTSAAAPEMAALDPGSLFANPDLPERETFRWTVVQQIDPGASSKSGKRSPKSKVSPTSRASSSSRRATSARSAAKPSAAAPTSPNTAGRTPARNPSGVSTAARASTSLPTSTGTNAATAAPRRRRRNAAGPAYECQECGKSFRRNKELATHQRLHTGNLPFQCADCGKSFSWSSHWLRHQRIHTGEKPYECPECGKSFSRSSHLYRHQRGHAGGRSYICTYCGRSFGSILHFERHQRTHSGVRPYKCSLCRKSFGDAPALVKHQRIHLGEGPFRCEECGKAFGARSQYARHRRSFHGGPAPRSRIGAGIAGRVSPGVPTGRGTNGFTPARSPTSAPSAGRALGGRRTFTGTSGRTPAVGPTSAASVGRVLIPRSTSRSISGRTAPGPGRVAASAGSRSRIRRRWPSISGFTRGHKMAENLWLSHQRWPRINGFTRGHKMAENLWLSHQRWPRINGFTRGHKMVENLWLSHQRWPRINGSMRGHKMVGDPWLGRQGWPRDQWVHEESQKSEKSLVGTQKSCSECGKSFSDPSALAKHQRVHEGSQNGGKSLVESSTLAKDQRVHEGSQKIGKSLEESQKSCSECGKTFGDPSALAKHQRLHEESQKIEKSLEEPQKCEKSLVDSSTLAKRQRIHEESQKIGKSLDESQKSCSECGKTFGDPSALAKHQRVHEESQKIGKSLEEPQKCEKSLVDSSTLAKTSTDS